A single window of Sphingobacterium sp. ML3W DNA harbors:
- a CDS encoding RagB/SusD family nutrient uptake outer membrane protein: protein MKYHHISSIFCGALLAFSTSCSDFLDVTPRNKIPGDAVLSDPNGVKAFLANLYYQAPIEDHVYFPREGFNARGNTGFLSLAQYGMEAIHSEWPNWNEYKNDWWEKGYKLNRSINILIQSIPTLNMADKEKQVLAGEAAFLRAYTYFALAKRYGGVPLILDNQDFTNDFEMLKVPRSTEKETWDLVLSECDRAIELLPEEHANGDESKRRATKWAAYALKSRAALHAASVAKYWNNAPLSGEAVSLKFVGMEASQAAAYYKACIDASMALISSGRFSLYKASPANPAEAIKNYQEMFVDPSIASSEAILIKGYAQVGNDLSHDLDGWNGPNQTGEGFPHRGRTNPILEMVDLYESYDNPGHASPVVTTADGQVSSAEGYKEGVAYRHFDSPDEIFKNKDARFFASIIYPNATWKNQTIVINGGIVKPDGSLIDSRTSFEHEGITYFTYGKEQPNQYSGFDGSADMTRTGFLMRKFLNENMRFTTWLQSTTDYMDMRYAEVLLNFAEAVVESGYTQENAVSLATKAINDIRFRAGHTVAITLNLENVLRERTVELAFENKNFWDLIRRRTFHTTFKNKIKEALVPLIDLRGNKPQYIYVRKNVAGSNSQNFPEKDYYRHIPNVAGNGVVQNPQQ, encoded by the coding sequence ATGAAATATCATCATATATCCAGCATATTTTGTGGAGCATTATTGGCTTTTTCGACTTCATGTTCCGATTTTTTAGATGTTACGCCGCGTAATAAGATACCTGGAGATGCGGTCTTATCGGATCCCAACGGTGTGAAAGCTTTCTTAGCCAATTTATATTATCAAGCACCAATCGAGGATCATGTTTATTTCCCTAGAGAAGGATTCAATGCCAGAGGTAATACGGGTTTTCTTTCTCTTGCACAGTATGGTATGGAAGCGATCCACTCGGAGTGGCCAAATTGGAATGAATATAAAAATGACTGGTGGGAGAAGGGCTATAAGCTGAATAGAAGTATCAATATTCTTATCCAATCTATACCGACGTTGAATATGGCGGATAAAGAAAAGCAGGTACTGGCAGGTGAAGCCGCATTTTTAAGAGCGTATACCTATTTTGCACTTGCTAAACGTTATGGCGGAGTACCTCTAATTTTGGATAACCAGGATTTTACCAATGATTTTGAAATGTTGAAAGTACCTCGAAGTACTGAAAAGGAAACATGGGATCTGGTTTTAAGTGAATGTGATCGCGCGATAGAGTTGCTTCCTGAGGAGCATGCTAATGGCGATGAAAGTAAGCGTCGAGCAACCAAATGGGCTGCTTATGCCCTTAAATCGCGAGCAGCATTACATGCAGCATCGGTAGCTAAGTATTGGAATAATGCTCCTTTGTCTGGAGAAGCGGTCTCATTGAAATTTGTAGGCATGGAGGCTTCGCAAGCAGCAGCTTATTATAAGGCCTGTATAGACGCATCAATGGCGTTGATTAGTTCAGGTAGGTTCAGTTTGTATAAAGCAAGTCCTGCTAACCCAGCTGAAGCCATCAAAAACTATCAGGAGATGTTTGTCGACCCCAGTATTGCCTCATCAGAAGCGATATTAATTAAAGGCTATGCACAGGTCGGTAATGATCTTTCGCACGATCTTGATGGTTGGAATGGGCCGAATCAGACTGGGGAGGGTTTTCCACATCGTGGACGTACTAATCCAATCCTTGAGATGGTCGATTTATACGAAAGTTATGATAACCCAGGTCATGCTTCACCGGTTGTGACGACAGCTGATGGTCAAGTTTCATCGGCTGAGGGGTACAAAGAAGGGGTTGCTTATCGCCATTTCGATTCACCAGATGAAATCTTTAAAAATAAGGATGCGCGATTCTTTGCGTCGATTATTTATCCGAATGCCACTTGGAAAAACCAAACTATTGTGATCAATGGTGGAATAGTTAAACCAGACGGCTCTTTGATCGATAGTCGAACTTCTTTTGAACATGAAGGCATTACTTATTTTACATATGGTAAGGAACAACCTAATCAGTATTCGGGCTTTGATGGCTCTGCGGATATGACAAGAACTGGATTCTTGATGCGTAAGTTCTTGAATGAAAATATGCGGTTCACGACATGGCTACAGTCCACTACGGACTACATGGATATGCGCTATGCAGAAGTGTTGCTCAATTTTGCCGAAGCGGTAGTGGAAAGCGGATACACCCAGGAAAATGCTGTTAGTTTGGCGACAAAAGCGATTAATGATATCCGATTTCGAGCTGGACATACGGTAGCGATAACACTTAATTTAGAAAATGTGCTTCGAGAACGTACGGTGGAACTCGCATTTGAGAATAAAAACTTTTGGGATTTGATACGCAGGAGAACATTCCATACCACGTTTAAAAATAAGATAAAAGAGGCACTGGTTCCTTTAATCGACTTGAGAGGAAATAAACCACAGTATATTTATGTCCGTAAAAATGTGGCAGGATCCAATAGTCAGAATTTTCCAGAAAAGGACTATTATAGACACATTCCAAATGTCGCTGGAAATGGCGTAGTCCAAAATCCACAACAATAA
- a CDS encoding DUF3823 domain-containing protein: MKRILYLSFVSLQLALFTGCGLSDIDNYEGPNATISGGLYDVETGELIQQDIIRGSQIEYIELGFKNPQTQYIVVKNDGTYRNNIMFANRYTVQPVRGNFVPIEKQEIAVAGNTVLDFKVQPYIRIKDAVIKQVGDQVVATFKVQQTVANAVKRIGLFAHQEINVGEPLNIVNKQEDINGQLDESQVYQLEIDLVANNTKLVKGKSYYFRVGALIDASEAKYNYASTIQLTVL; encoded by the coding sequence ATGAAAAGAATATTGTATCTATCCTTCGTCTCGCTGCAGCTTGCGTTGTTTACAGGTTGCGGTCTCAGTGATATTGACAATTATGAAGGACCAAATGCCACGATATCAGGTGGCCTATATGATGTGGAGACTGGTGAGCTTATCCAGCAAGATATCATTAGAGGTTCGCAGATCGAATATATTGAACTCGGATTTAAAAATCCACAGACGCAGTACATTGTCGTAAAAAATGACGGTACTTACCGTAATAACATCATGTTTGCAAATCGCTATACGGTACAACCTGTAAGAGGAAATTTTGTACCAATCGAAAAACAGGAGATTGCGGTAGCTGGTAATACAGTCCTGGATTTTAAGGTGCAACCTTATATCCGTATCAAAGATGCTGTAATTAAGCAAGTCGGAGATCAGGTAGTGGCCACCTTTAAGGTGCAGCAAACAGTAGCGAACGCTGTAAAACGTATCGGACTATTTGCACATCAAGAGATTAATGTTGGTGAACCTTTGAATATTGTGAATAAGCAAGAGGATATCAATGGGCAATTGGATGAAAGTCAGGTTTATCAATTGGAAATAGACTTAGTGGCTAACAACACTAAACTAGTCAAAGGAAAATCGTACTATTTTAGGGTTGGTGCACTGATTGATGCGAGTGAAGCAAAGTATAATTATGCTTCTACGATTCAATTGACTGTCCTGTAG
- a CDS encoding GH92 family glycosyl hydrolase, whose amino-acid sequence MIAILKRGRLYVLAMLCVGCATNKKIDSPVDQVNPYMGNISHLLVPTYPTIHLPNSMLRVYPERQDFTTDQLYGLPMIVTSHRGRSAFNLSPLDRTAKTQFNNVYALDYDNEVIKPYLYTSNLQNGDMDVKYAPSHQSALYEIRFRERYAPSLILNTQSGTISVSGNKIKASQNLDNKTIVYLYAEVDQQPIKIGTLNGEGQLDDQVTSKSGDQVAAILHFEPGLELLKIRYGISFISEEQAELNLRREIKDYDLEVLANKGRDIWNNALGKIQVKGLSPDDEALFYSSAYRCYERPVNITEDSRYFSAFDGQVHADERPFYTDDWIWDTYRATHPLRLLIDQYVESDMIQSFVRMAEQMDQFWLPTFPEITGDSRRMNSNHGVATIADAYSKGLRSFDVEKAYQSAKGAIEDKTLAPWSAQPAGWLDDFYKTHGYIPALKPGEVETVPEVHHFEKRQPIAVTLGTSYDEWCLAQLAMQLGKKEDHEKYSKRALNYRNVFNAKTGFFHPKDKDGKFIEPFDYRYDGGQGAREYYGENNGWVYRWDVPHHIADLIDLMGGRNKFIENLDQTFREPLGKSKFEFYSQLPDHTGNVGQFSMANEPSLHVPYLYNYVGQPWKSQKRIHQLVHQWFRNDLMGMPGDEDGGGMSAFVVFTMLGFYPVTPGMPIYVIGTPFFKEAQITLSGGKKLMIKAENLSKQHKYIQSAKINGKEWNRAWFAHDDIVNGGLIEFVMGQYPNKEWGAKMEDAPPSFKY is encoded by the coding sequence ATGATAGCAATATTAAAAAGAGGACGTTTATATGTATTGGCGATGCTTTGCGTGGGCTGTGCAACGAATAAAAAAATTGATTCGCCAGTAGATCAGGTCAATCCTTATATGGGCAATATCAGCCACCTGTTGGTGCCCACATATCCGACGATACATCTACCTAATAGTATGCTTCGGGTATATCCGGAAAGACAAGATTTCACCACAGATCAACTCTATGGTTTACCTATGATTGTGACCAGTCATCGGGGACGGTCTGCTTTTAACCTGAGCCCGCTAGATAGAACTGCGAAAACACAATTTAATAATGTATATGCCTTAGACTATGATAATGAGGTGATAAAGCCCTATTTATACACGTCAAATCTGCAGAACGGGGATATGGATGTCAAATATGCACCATCCCATCAGTCGGCATTGTATGAAATCAGATTTAGGGAACGCTATGCACCTTCACTAATCCTAAATACCCAATCTGGAACAATATCAGTGAGTGGAAATAAGATTAAAGCTTCTCAGAACTTGGATAATAAGACAATTGTCTATCTATATGCTGAGGTAGACCAGCAGCCAATTAAAATAGGGACATTAAATGGCGAAGGGCAGTTGGATGATCAAGTGACTTCCAAATCGGGTGATCAGGTCGCTGCTATTCTTCATTTTGAACCCGGATTGGAGTTGTTGAAAATACGATATGGTATATCATTCATCAGCGAGGAGCAGGCGGAGTTAAATCTAAGACGTGAAATAAAGGATTATGATTTGGAAGTGCTTGCTAATAAGGGGCGTGATATATGGAATAATGCTTTGGGTAAAATTCAAGTGAAAGGATTATCTCCAGATGATGAGGCTTTGTTTTACAGCTCGGCGTATCGCTGTTATGAAAGACCGGTTAATATAACTGAAGATAGTCGTTATTTCAGTGCATTTGATGGTCAGGTGCATGCGGATGAACGACCTTTTTATACCGATGATTGGATTTGGGATACGTATCGTGCTACGCATCCGTTACGGTTATTAATCGATCAGTATGTTGAGTCTGATATGATTCAATCCTTTGTTAGGATGGCAGAGCAGATGGACCAGTTTTGGTTACCTACTTTTCCTGAGATTACCGGCGATTCGCGCCGTATGAATTCTAACCATGGTGTGGCGACTATAGCTGATGCCTATTCCAAAGGATTGCGTTCATTCGATGTGGAGAAAGCATATCAAAGTGCTAAAGGAGCAATTGAAGATAAAACATTAGCACCTTGGTCGGCACAACCTGCGGGTTGGTTGGATGATTTTTATAAAACTCATGGATACATCCCTGCATTGAAACCTGGAGAGGTAGAGACAGTACCTGAAGTGCATCATTTTGAAAAACGTCAACCCATTGCTGTGACCTTGGGTACATCATACGATGAGTGGTGTTTGGCCCAGTTGGCAATGCAATTGGGTAAAAAGGAAGATCATGAAAAGTATAGTAAACGTGCGCTCAACTATAGAAATGTTTTTAATGCCAAAACGGGCTTTTTTCATCCTAAAGATAAAGATGGAAAATTTATAGAACCATTTGATTACCGGTATGATGGAGGGCAGGGAGCGCGCGAGTATTATGGAGAAAATAATGGCTGGGTATACCGATGGGATGTGCCGCACCATATTGCAGATCTGATCGATCTGATGGGAGGGCGGAATAAATTCATTGAAAATCTGGATCAGACGTTCAGAGAACCTCTGGGGAAAAGTAAGTTTGAGTTTTACAGTCAACTTCCCGATCATACGGGTAATGTTGGACAGTTTTCGATGGCAAATGAGCCCAGTCTACATGTTCCTTATTTGTACAACTATGTGGGTCAGCCTTGGAAATCTCAAAAAAGGATTCATCAATTGGTACATCAATGGTTTAGAAATGACCTAATGGGTATGCCCGGTGATGAAGATGGTGGTGGTATGTCGGCATTTGTTGTGTTTACCATGTTGGGGTTCTACCCCGTGACTCCAGGTATGCCTATATATGTAATCGGAACTCCTTTCTTTAAGGAGGCGCAGATTACATTATCAGGAGGTAAAAAATTGATGATCAAAGCTGAAAATCTATCGAAACAACATAAGTATATCCAGTCTGCTAAAATCAATGGAAAGGAATGGAATAGGGCTTGGTTTGCGCATGATGATATCGTAAACGGTGGCTTAATTGAATTTGTAATGGGACAATACCCCAATAAGGAATGGGGGGCGAAAATGGAAGATGCACCCCCTTCCTTTAAATACTAG